A genomic window from Anthonomus grandis grandis chromosome 4, icAntGran1.3, whole genome shotgun sequence includes:
- the LOC126735387 gene encoding growth hormone-inducible transmembrane protein-like isoform X1, whose translation MALMLASRLCRAPVFQRSLIKHLPTRSAVRTFAEDSRDALAREARRKATLKEKAMAPAGETAFNIGRGAVAGGSILGIGALCYYGLASSTGRSALDQSHVWPQYVKDRIKSTYMYFGSSIAVTAASAAAAFRSPAIMGIVTRNGFLGLAISLAAIIGTGMLAQGIEYSPGFGPKQMAWLLHASVMGAMVAPLCFLGGPILLRAAWYTAGVVGGLSTIAVCAPNDTFLYMGAPLAMGLGVVFCSSIGSMFLPPTTALGAGLYSISLYGGLLLFSAFLLYDTQRIVMQAERYPMNPEYQGVRPYDPINSAISIYLDTLNIFIRIATMLAMGGGNKKK comes from the exons ATGGCACTCATGCTAGCAAGCAGATTATGTAGGGCTCCAGTCTTCCAAAGGAGCCTAATTAAACACCTACCAACAAGATCGGCTGTAAGAACTTTTGCAGAAGATAGTAGAGATGCTCTTGCTAGAGAAGCCAGGCGTAAAGCCACTTTAAAAGAAAAGGCTATGGCACCAGCAGGAGAAACAG cTTTCAATATTGGAAGGGGTGCGGTAGCTGGAGGCTCGATACTTGGCATTGGGGCACTTTGTTATTATGGACTTGCATCTAGCACTGGTAGAAGTGCACTTGATCAATCTCA TGTATGGCCCCAATATGTTAAAGACAGAATCAAGTCCACATACATGTATTTTGGAAGCTCAATTGCTGTAACTGCAGCTAGTGCTGCTGCTGCTTTTAGATCTCCAGCTATTATGGGTATTGTTACCAGAAACGGTTTCTTG GGTCTTGCTATCAGTCTTGCAGCCATTATTGGGACTGGCATGTTAGCCCAAGGAATTGAATATAGCCCAG GATTTGGACCAAAACAGATGGCTTGGCTTTTACATGCCTCTGTTATGGGGGCTATGGTTGCCCCTCTTTGCTTCTTGGGAGGTCCTATTCTTTTAAGGGCAGCTTGGTATACTGCTGGGGTTGTTGGAGGTCTTAGTACCATTGCG GTTTGTGCCCCTAATGATACTTTCCTTTACATGGGAGCACCATTGGCCATGGGTTTGGGTGTTGTATTTTGCAGTTCAATTGGTTCAATGTTTTTGCCGCCTACAACAGCCTTAG GTGCTGGATTATATTCAATATCTTTATATGGTGGCCTATTGCTGTTCTCAGCTTTCTTGCTTTATGATACACAAAGGATCGTAATGCAAGCAGAACGGTATCCAATGAACCCTGAGTATCAAGGAGTAAGGCCTTATGATCCCATCAACAG CGCAATCTCAATCTACCTGGATACCCTTAACATCTTTATTAGAATTGCAACTATGTTGGCGATGGGTggtggaaacaaaaaaaaataa
- the LOC126735387 gene encoding growth hormone-inducible transmembrane protein-like isoform X2 yields MALMLASRLCRAPVFQRSLIKHLPTRSAVRTFAEDSRDALAREARRKATLKEKAMAPAGETAFNIGRGAVAGGSILGIGALCYYGLASSTGRSALDQSHVWPQYVKDRIKSTYMYFGSSIAVTAASAAAAFRSPAIMGIVTRNGFLGLAISLAAIIGTGMLAQGIEYSPGFGPKQMAWLLHASVMGAMVAPLCFLGGPILLRAAWYTAGVVGGLSTIAVCAPNDTFLYMGAPLAMGLGVVFCSSIGSMFLPPTTALGAGLYSISLYGGLLLFSAFLLYDTQRIVMQAERYPMNPEYQGVRPYDPINSALSIYMDTLNLFIRLAMMLAMNDRK; encoded by the exons ATGGCACTCATGCTAGCAAGCAGATTATGTAGGGCTCCAGTCTTCCAAAGGAGCCTAATTAAACACCTACCAACAAGATCGGCTGTAAGAACTTTTGCAGAAGATAGTAGAGATGCTCTTGCTAGAGAAGCCAGGCGTAAAGCCACTTTAAAAGAAAAGGCTATGGCACCAGCAGGAGAAACAG cTTTCAATATTGGAAGGGGTGCGGTAGCTGGAGGCTCGATACTTGGCATTGGGGCACTTTGTTATTATGGACTTGCATCTAGCACTGGTAGAAGTGCACTTGATCAATCTCA TGTATGGCCCCAATATGTTAAAGACAGAATCAAGTCCACATACATGTATTTTGGAAGCTCAATTGCTGTAACTGCAGCTAGTGCTGCTGCTGCTTTTAGATCTCCAGCTATTATGGGTATTGTTACCAGAAACGGTTTCTTG GGTCTTGCTATCAGTCTTGCAGCCATTATTGGGACTGGCATGTTAGCCCAAGGAATTGAATATAGCCCAG GATTTGGACCAAAACAGATGGCTTGGCTTTTACATGCCTCTGTTATGGGGGCTATGGTTGCCCCTCTTTGCTTCTTGGGAGGTCCTATTCTTTTAAGGGCAGCTTGGTATACTGCTGGGGTTGTTGGAGGTCTTAGTACCATTGCG GTTTGTGCCCCTAATGATACTTTCCTTTACATGGGAGCACCATTGGCCATGGGTTTGGGTGTTGTATTTTGCAGTTCAATTGGTTCAATGTTTTTGCCGCCTACAACAGCCTTAG GTGCTGGATTATATTCAATATCTTTATATGGTGGCCTATTGCTGTTCTCAGCTTTCTTGCTTTATGATACACAAAGGATCGTAATGCAAGCAGAACGGTATCCAATGAACCCTGAGTATCAAGGAGTAAGGCCTTATGATCCCATCAACAG tGCCTTAAGTATTTATATGGACACCCTTAACTTATTCATAAGGTTGGCGATGATGCTTGCTATGAACGAccgaaaataa